The DNA region TTTACATATATAATTATAGTATTTAGAATTCGCTAGATAGGTATTAATCTGGGGCTTTATATTTATTATGGATAAAAAATTTAATAGAAAAGTCAACAATATAACATAACATATAGCTCTAGGTATCTGAAATATAGCTCCTAATAATCTTCTAATTCCATTTCCCTTTTCCCTAATTTTCTTTTCTATCCCATCAAATACTGGATACATGGTTATTTTATTTATACCTTGAATTATAAACATAATCAAATTATGAATAATAAATACTGATATAGGAACTGCTACTAAATAAACTACTATAGGCTTTCTTATAACATACATTTTAGCTTCTTTAGGAATAATATCATATATACTCTTATATATACTTTTACTATGATTGAAGAATATATTTTTCATCCAATATATTCCTAAGATTATTGACACTACAAAAGAAATGTTTGTTTCTACACCAGTTACTTCTTTTTTTAGATTTTTAGAAGAAAATTTAACTATAAACCCTTTTATAATTGGATACATAAATATAGCAAAAATCAATATATTTATAGGGTTTCTATTTTTAATGAAATTTTGTAAAAACTCCTTATACACTGTAATCCCCCTTTCTTTCTACACAATAAAGAATCAAATTTAAGCTTATATTTACTCAATTATTCTATTTACTCAATTATATCTTTTAAAACACTTTTTATTTTTTCATAAGAATATCCCCTTCTCATTAAATACGAGCATAACCTTCTAAATATCTTAACATCATCGCTTTCTGATTTACAAATTATTTTATATCTTTTTAAAGCTAATTCTTTGATTTTTTGGTAATTTTCTTCTTCACTTTCTAAAGATAAATTATTAGTTTTATTAAAATATTTTCTTTCACTATATTCCACAATGTTTACATTATCTCTTTCAATATCTTCATTAATTCTTATAATATTTTCATTATCACATAAATTTTGTGAAGATTTCAGTTGTTCTATTACACTATTTACTATATTGTAATCAAAGCCTCTTCTAATTAGAAAATCACAAATTTTCTTATATATTTTAGATATATTTTTACCTATCTCTTTTTCAGATTTAATTAAAATCTTATACTTGCCCTCGCCTAATGTATATGCACTGTCATACTCTTTTTCATAACTTATATCACTGAATTTTTCTATTATTAAATCTTCTTCTATACCTTTTTTCATAAGATCAAACTTTATTTTATTCTTACCGTATTTTCTAATGCGCTCTTTTATAAATGCTTCTGCATACTTATAGTCATCTAAAAATTTATATTCTTTTAAAAAGCTTATTATTCTATCTATTGCTTTATCTCCATACTCTTTTTTATATAATTTATCTCTAATTTCTTTTTCAGTTTTATATGTTTTTTCTATTACTTTTAGAGCATAATTCTTTCCATTTAAATAGTTATCTTCTTCCGCTACAGATTGTAAAAATTCTA from Haloimpatiens massiliensis includes:
- the recX gene encoding recombination regulator RecX, with the protein product MDSVISSIEVQKRDKNRVNVYIDNEFAFGCNAELVYTYDLKKGKKVDLEFLQSVAEEDNYLNGKNYALKVIEKTYKTEKEIRDKLYKKEYGDKAIDRIISFLKEYKFLDDYKYAEAFIKERIRKYGKNKIKFDLMKKGIEEDLIIEKFSDISYEKEYDSAYTLGEGKYKILIKSEKEIGKNISKIYKKICDFLIRRGFDYNIVNSVIEQLKSSQNLCDNENIIRINEDIERDNVNIVEYSERKYFNKTNNLSLESEEENYQKIKELALKRYKIICKSESDDVKIFRRLCSYLMRRGYSYEKIKSVLKDIIE